One window from the genome of Clostridia bacterium encodes:
- a CDS encoding TRAP transporter small permease → MFMKALYNAWCKLEETVVQVFLVTITFLVFASAIFRTIGRPLNWATDVSLLLVAWTVFLGADMALRNTGLVRVDMITKRFSPRGRRMIQLAWYLVMLVFLAALIRYGVPLAIESSKRLFQTLRISYSWATMSVPVGSFCMMITIVLRMSKLFKNQTVEEK, encoded by the coding sequence ATCTTTATGAAGGCACTGTACAACGCCTGGTGCAAGTTGGAAGAAACGGTGGTGCAGGTGTTTCTGGTCACGATTACCTTCCTGGTCTTTGCTTCGGCTATTTTTCGCACCATCGGCAGGCCGCTGAACTGGGCCACGGATGTATCCTTGCTGCTCGTTGCTTGGACGGTATTTCTGGGAGCCGATATGGCTCTCAGAAATACCGGATTGGTGCGGGTGGACATGATTACGAAGCGGTTCTCCCCCCGGGGGCGGAGAATGATCCAATTAGCCTGGTATCTGGTTATGCTGGTGTTCCTGGCGGCACTTATCCGGTATGGGGTGCCCCTGGCGATAGAAAGCTCCAAGCGTTTGTTCCAAACATTGCGTATTAGTTATTCCTGGGCAACCATGAGTGTGCCCGTAGGTTCCTTCTGTATGATGATTACCATTGTGCTGCGAATGTCTAAGCTCTTCAAGAACCAAACCGTTGAGGAGAAATAA